The segment aaagaatcaaacctcttgtaccactgccttGGTGGTTGTTTCAAGccataaagggactttttcagcaagcaaacataacCCTCCTTTTCTAAGACTGTAAAACCCTTTAGTTCTTGCATATAAATATTTTCCACAAGTTCTTCATACAAGAACGCTGTTTTTACATCTAATTGCTCAAACTCCAAATCATAGATAGCCATAATACCAAGTAAGgctcgaatcaaactatgcttcacaactagaAAAAACACATCTGTGATGTCTACACCTGTAATCTGACTATAACCTTTTGCAAccagccttgctttatatctaggttcttcaactcctagagtcccttctttcttttgaacacccatttacaataaataacctttttacctttaggaagcttCACTAGATCCTATGTTATGTTCTTATGGAATGATTTCATCTCTTCTTGCATGACAAACATCCGTTTTCCTAAATCTTTATAGCTAATTGCCTCTGAATAAGCAGATGGCTGTTGATTTAcatttttatcttcaatcatgtttaaagcataagcaactagatcagtcTCGGCGTACCTCTTTGGAAGTTTAATCTCTCTTCTAAGTCTATTCTTGGCAATAAAATATTATGGTGAAGAAGCAATTCTATTCAAAGTTTCTGTACTAACTTGAAGAGTAGACTCTGTTGTAGATCCTGGATCAATCTGTAGTTCCACCTGCTTTTGCTGGTCTTTATTGAAAGAatttttaagagataagttaggtagcataacagtttcataaaaaataacatctTTGCTAATCATAAATTTTCTACTTTCAGGGCACCATAATTTATACCCTTTAACACCAgccttataaccaagaaaaacacatttaatggatctaggTTCCAATTTCCCATTATCAAAATGACCATaagcagacacccaaaaatcttcaaataaaaatgatcagtaggattaccagaccatacatTTAATGGATCTAGCTCCTCTGTGCCTAGATGTTATCAAGCTGCTAAGGATGTGAATCATGTCCTATGTTTTTGTGTTTTTGCAAAAGATGTCTGGTTAGCTTTGCATTATGGTAGTTTAGGAAATAATGCCCAAATTGACTTCTATGAATGGCTGTCATGGATGTTTGAAATCATTTTGTAAATAGAAGAACCGAGATTGCAGTTATGTTATTTGGCTATCTGGTACACTAGAAATAAACTACTACATAAGCGAACAAACCAAAGAGTAGAAGACTTGGTAGTTTTTGTTCGTAGTTATTGTGCGGAGATTGAGGCACTAACTGAAGGTGTATATCGATCGCCTCCATCGCTAGTTGTTCGTTTTTTCCTCCAGCTGACATCTTTGGTAAAGATTAATGTTGATGCCAATTTTTTCCTTGCACAAAGGAAAGCATATTCAGGGGTAAGTATTAAGGACGAACATGGACAGATTATGGGGGCTTGTAGTCGACTTACCTATCAGGTGCCTACAATTTTTACAGCAGAAGCTTTAGTAGTGGTACATGGTTTAAGGTTTGCTCTAGAGCTAGGTTTCTTGCCGATCATTTTGGAAGGAGATTCAAGGTCGGTAATCCAAAAATTAACAGGAAATTCAGATGATTTTTCATAAATCAATGCACTTGTCTAGGAGGTGAAGGAGCTTTCAAAGATATTTATGTTTGTCGTTTCAATTGGATCGTGAGATCGGGGAACAAAGCTGCACATGCAATGGCTCAAGATGGtttaaagagaagagaagagtgTTTTTGGATGGAGGAGGCACCACTGCTGGTCGTAGCTGTCGTCGATGAGGACAGAAGATTGCTTGACTAACCCTAGTCCAGGCCTTAGGATGCTTTAGTTTAGGGATTTTATCCTCAAGTGTTTCCTCATTGTCGTTCTTGTTGCTTTCACTTCATGGTTAACGTCGGTTAGAGTCTCTGTGAGCGAGCCCTTTTTTTATTTGTGATTTCTGTTCTCTTTTTAAATTTCGATTATTTTTGTTGATTATGTCTTTTAGTTCCTATTTTTAATAAAGTAATTAGCTTATGATTTAAAaaaagtttatatattttatattacatttataatcaaattaaataaacatatcctttactaatttaaataaaaaattaaatgattCGAATACATCCAATTAAAATCAATTCTATCCTCAATGGGTCATTAAATTAACCTAAATCCTAAAATTGCCATAGATGTTAGGCGGCATCTTAATATTAGCATACGGCAAAACAATAATAAATTGGGATATTATTTAAGATTTAACATCTATGGCATCTTAATGtttatttaacataaaatttaGGGTAAAGGTATGTTTTTGCTCTGCTAGGTAAAGGTATGTTTTTGCTCTGTTAGATAATATAGATTTAAGTATTTGAATTTAGGTTTCAATTATTATGTAAATAGTAAAATGAAGTCCATATAgtataaataaattagttaaaatttaatattatatattaaaaatatataaaaatatgaatttattaaatttaaaattattttaaaaatttcatattaaGTAAGTTAGTATttctaacaaaattaaaataatttaaattctaTAAATTTCAAAAGTGAGCAATTAATGacaatgttaatatttttcactaattatatatattttattgacataataacaaaattaactattaatatttatatattctattaatttaattttaatttaacaaaCTATACccttaatattttatcattattactCAAAATATACGAGTAAtaagagctaaatttattatatcataATTATGTATAATTAACAGAAAATATTAGCGCTAATTAATTATCCTAGTTCCTCATATTCGAAATTGAGGAGAataaattactttaatttttaaaagtactaatttaataagaaaagtattttacttaaatttgagttatttagttataaaatttttgtattttaattaatcaataattttatttctcaccgaacaaattGCAGTTTAAATTTCTTATTTATttctaaaatgaaaagaaaagaaaagagagaagagaATATGACTACTGCTTGAAAAGCCTATTCACATTAAAATTCTAGTTCTCTGCATTACAAATTTCATGTAAGTAATTATTCTACTGATCTGCAGGACAATTCCATGAATCAACTGTACCTTCAGCTCTAAGTGACACGttttccaattccttatcatGCTGAAAACCTGATGAAGAAGCTGAGGTGTTCAACTTGCAGCTGTTATTTCTTTGTGAATTTTGATCAGTACTAGTGCTACCACGATTCCAGTGGTCTAAAGGCCTCAAATGATCTTCATTCCCATGACTCATGCCCAAGTCATCAATGGAAGGCATGGCTGAAGTTCCATGGGAATTCACACCAAAACCAGCCAAATTAAGACAGGGCTGAAGAGGGGTAGGATGTAGGAAGGACTGGAATGATAGGAGGGGGCTCTGGTTCTGAAAGTTTGGCATATTTTGAGTCTGTTTTAGCATGCCTAAATCAGAAGGCAGTTGAGCATAGTTACTACAAGTGGGAACGGTGTTATTGCTACTTGTATTGGTAATATTAGCATCAGCTAAAGGATTATTTAACAATGAAGGAGAAGAAGCTAGAAAAGGAGTTGGCTTAGCCCTTTTAGCTGAGGGACGTAGAGGGTAGAGAGAACCTAAAGTTTCTACATGACCGGATCGCATACCTGACCTAGAGCCGAAAAGATCAAGCCTTCGAGAATATGATGAACCCGAAAACGGTGGTGCAGGGATTCCAGTAAATTCTTGCACTATTGCTCTAAAATTCATTGTGTCGGTGGTGAGAACTGTAGTGGGTGCCGTTCTCGATGGTCTCGTTCGTTTCTTGGGGTTCTTCACAACACTTTTCTGATCGGATTTTGTTAAAAGCCTTACATCATGATATGGCCTTGATTGCAAGGATGATGAGCTTGGATATAAGCAGCCTTGGTTAAGTTCTTGGGCACCTAATGTAGATTGGCTCGATGAAGATAAGCCTTGAAGATGAAAGCTACCCAAGTCAACAGTGCAACAGTTTGGTTTAGGTCTTTGGCTTAGCGGCCTAAACCCATCAATATTCAGCAGTGAATCAATTTGTTGAGATTGAGAGAAAGGGTTGAGATAATTTGCAGAAGGATCAAAGAAAATTGGTGGGTGGTTTTGATGGTGGAAGACAAGTGATGGGTGTGGATTTGATAAGGGATTAGTGTTCATAAAAGCTGGGACCGACTCCGTCGGTGACTCGCACCCTTCATCATCCCCACTTGTAGATTGCATGCTACTACTATCACTGGAATCCATGAAGAAAGCTTTgattaacttttttaaaattgCAGCATGAAAAGCTAGAAAGGGctgttatctatatatatatatatatatatatatatatcatctagATGGTGAAAGTTGTACACTTGAGAAAACAGAAACAAAGATATGGGTATAGCTCGAAAAAGCGACTACAAAGATATAGCAAAAGTACCCAAgaaatgaatgaaaagaaaatacaTCCTTCTAAAACAGCTTTGAGAAAGTTGCCATATTTATATATATCCTTAAAAGCTTCCTCTTATATCAATCATCTTTCCTCTTGTCTTTCAGTGAGAGAGGAAAACATTCTATAAAAAGAAGAGAGAATGATAGAAAACACGACAAGCAAAAGAGGAAAGATTCTAGCTGTTAAATCTTCTTCTTGTTCCTTGCTCCCTAACCTTTATATGATCTGAATTAGGGTTTTTCGATCAAGATGAAATGTTATTTAAGCTTAttcttttccttttaattaaaaagaaagtGGGGGCCGGCTGTCTCTCATCAAACAAATTTTTCATGTATGAAAATCTCTCTAAATTAGAGTGCGGGCGTTGGTTGGCAATATATCAAACTCAAAACTAATGAGAAAGATAGGCCGGTAATTGGCTTATAATATGCTATGAACAAaagagaataataataataataatctgaaTTGTAAATACCATGACAAGGTCAAATTTATAAAAGATCCCTGTGCTATGTATTTTTGCCAATTTAATCACTcaattataatttgattattttcttAGAATCTTGagattaaattttgttgttgttaaTTTTGTCAAACTACTTGATGACTTTGACATATATATTTtggctttatatatatatatatatatatatatatataattggacaAACCTTTTCCacatttaaaaagtaaaataaaaattataataattttcaaacattcaaaatgtttaggtgtatatattatattattttatagggTAAACTATACCattattcacttaattaaaaagaTTATAATTTTgggaattaaattatttaaaaaatttatttaagtaattaaactattcaaaagttttaattAAGTTAATGGGTTGataagttctttttttttttcatgtttaattaGTAAGTTCCAAGCGACGATTCGACGATAGATACGGTGGATTAAGACCTATCAAAAAGTAGTAAAATGTATTCATTGTGTAAATTAtcctattttatatttaaaagaaaataggaGCATCAAATTTTAATCCACCGTAAACTCATTGTATAGGtacattttatataaaaatttaacctaataaaaaaggttttaaaagataatatgaaaagaggaatgataaatttaggaaatgaaaagaaaaaaaacattgCCTCCGGCACATTCAAAATTCACATTACTAATTTAAAagctgttttatttatttatttcatattttaaaaatagttttaatgaAGTTGATAAGCGTGTAAGGGTCGTAGAATAGGATTATAATTGCATATCAGCAAGTCTCTAGCAAAACTCAGCCTTTGACCAAGTCAGAATTCAGAAACAAAATCTAAGCCATAATTCAATAACATCAGAGAATCTTTTACCATTTTCATTATCTCAGATTGGTTTCCACAATAAcaataatttatgttatttcgTTTCCCTCTGCCATACTAAATTTAGGGTTTTGAAAATGCTCAAACCTTGCATAAGTTTGGACTGATTTAAATATATTTTGCACGTATTTAATGATATGTTTTCATGCCCACCGTTTGTAACATATTATGATTTGCTTTGCTGCATCTTTTCTGTCATAAAATTTACTCGCCTTTGCCTTTGCTTTGCTGGGAGACAATACAAGGTGttggtgttttggttttggtttttcctTTTATCAGATGCCAAAATATTCCCATGTAAATTGCTTTTGATTTGATGGCATTACTCCCCAAACATTTGGTGGATAAAAAAAACCAATTGGAAGCAATTTGTAACGTTAATTGCACCTCTTGTGCTGTTGTTATGTCGTATTAATACGGCCTCTCCATTTCATCATTGTTAGGCCGTCATCCCTTCAATCAAATTGCAAATTTAAATGCTTTTACTGTTCTACATACTTTTCCTTTATCCTTAAGAAGAAGTATGAggctattgaaaataaaataacaatacaTAATCAAGTCATGCTGGGAAAAAACCTGCCCAATAAATACACAAGTTATGGATACAAATCATTTCATGGGGTCAACGTCAACCACCAGAATACAACATATGAACTGGTACATCCTAATCTCCATGGTTTaggtaatttttaatttaaaatgcaattttttcattaattctttttccttttccaaGCTATTTTTTTATAAACATAACGCCTTTGGGAAAATTGTGATTTAAAAGTTTAATTCGATTGGAAACTTAATTGAAGGTTGAATTGTTTTATATTAAGCATAATTTGGAGCTTTAAATTTTGTAAGGAAGTATGGGCAGAGTCACTGCCGGGCTGGCAGTGGAAAACTGAAAAGGAAGATGGACCCTTTCAAACTTCAATTCAAGTCCAAATTCCAAACCCAAGCTTCATCTTGGTGACAAGATTTTTAAATTGTATGTCGTTTCCTAATAAACCTTTGGAAATTTGGTAAAACGTGTTGGATCCCTTCAgatattttataccctatatgaGCACAACAATCAacgtatattttatatataattccaTTCTATTTTTCCATacttgtatttttatatatataattctgATTTTAcgtgtttatttttaaaatttattaaataatatatatttataatttaaaagatattGGCTAATTAAATGGAATTGATCTTATTTATAATaaaagtctatatatttataaaaataattgagagaataaaataacgttttaaaattaatataaataaaaaaatggaaagCAACCATTAGTAAAATATTAAGTAATTAGACAAAATAAATTGTCATCCAAATTTGAGTAAAAAATCACCTACAAAGAATCATTACTTTAATAAATCATTGTCTTTGACATAATATTTCACAATATAATAGTAAACAACATTCACTATTgtgtaaatattattaaaattcaataatagcaaaattatcaaatatcaaataacaataataataaccaCACGTTTTCTTGGTGATGGAAATAAAACCTATTAAATAATGCTAACATGTGAAATTTCTAGTAGTTTTTAGATGttattttgaatgaaaatatCTTGTTAATGCATATATTAATAGtgctaaatattaattttaattcatatatagtcattacattaattaagtgataattagtTTAAAATAATTAGTGTAGTTTAACATGGATCCAAAATCTAATTAAGTGATAATAACTATTACATTGataataaaaacattattaataaaataattataattataatgattttatattaataatttgttATGAACTTAATCTTATATTCAAGATTTAATGGAAACATcactaataaaataattatgtttatctttatctttatattatattacaatatttattttatttttatctttatttttatattatattacagTATTGAATTTATAgatttaaaaattataacaaaCATACATAGTACAAATACTAATTTTAAAGGatcacttttctttattttaatttttcaaatagaTATAAGTCATATATTATTTGTCAAATTGGAATTTATATTGAATTGAGCCGATTTTATTAGATGCAATTAGTAtttgtaaaaaattaatatttagtttaattaaaatataattagtcTGCCCTCTCTGGCACGCAAAAAGTCTGCCCTCTCTGGCACGTCTCTAGGGTTTTTGTTTTTCCGTTCGGttctttgtttttttgttttttttattttgagtgaCGGCAGCCTACTTCACTTTTTTAGCGCTTCTGCATCATCATGGCGTACTCTTGATTGAATCATTCACCTGCAGCAGATGGAAACAAATTTAGCGGGGTTAACACTCAATGAAGATAAAGATGCAGTTTTACAAATTCAAGTTGATCAAAACACAAATAGAGAAGAAGAAGTCTTCAGGTTGGTGGGTTATTTCTTAACAACTAGTATTATTCACTTTCCTGCAATGAAAAGCACTATGGAAAATCTTTGGCATCCTGTTCGGGGTGTCCAAATTCGAGATCTGGGGGAAAAGagatttttgtttcaattttattATGTTATGGATATGGAAAGAGTTCTGAAAGGGTCTCATTGGTCATTTAATAATCATCTATTACTGTTACACAAGTTACAATGGTGGGAGGATCCTTTAAAAGTTCCTCTAATTTTGGCGCCCTTTTGGATACAAATTCATGATGTGCCGATTGATCTTTTCTCTGAAAACTTGGCAATACAAATGGGCAGTTTTTTAGGGGATTTTATTGAATATGATGGCTCGAATCTAgggaaagaaaatagaaattaTATGAGAATACGAGTCCAGATAGATGTACGTCGCCCTCTAAAAATGAAAAAGCAAATTATGTTTCAGGGAAGATGCGCATATGTAAGATTCAAATGTGAAATACTGTCTTTGTTTTGCTTCTATTATGGTCGACCGGGACATAATGACTCTTTTTGTGAAGCAAAGATGGCGCTGGGTGTGGAAATTGCTGAATTGAGATGGGATCTATCGCTACGAGCTCAATCTCGGAGGGCTCTAGTCATGAATAGTGTATGGTTGAGGGAAGAGGGGGAAGGAGGAATGCAAGGGAATGGACAAGGGAATTATAAGACAGATAATGTTATGTGGACGGCGGGAAACAAGAATCAATGATTTGGAAGGCCTTATGATCCGATTTTAGAGGTAAACTTGAAAGGCAAAATAGAACTCTTGAATTCAAAGAGGGATAAGCAATTAATCCCGTCAGTGTTTACTGACATGGAGCATGATCTAGAAGAGGGAGCACTTATGGGTGAGGAAGGGAAGAAGAGGGCTAGGGGCGAGATGGAGGTACCAACAGAATTGGGAGAGGGTTCTACATCAGTAGTAAGAAACAGAAGGGTGGTGGAGGTCAATCACTTATTATCGGTGGCTGCCAAGAGGCAAGCAGGCCTAACACAATGAAAATCTTAAGCTGGAATGTTCGTGGATTGAGGAGTTCACGGACTGTTAGAAGACTTTGACATATGCTGAAATCTCATAATCCCCAACTGGTCTTCTTTATGGAGACAAAGCTAGGAAAAAGTCATATGAAAAGAGAAAGATACAATTGTGGCTATCCACATGGAGTTGAAGTTGACCCGGAGGGAATGAGAAGAGGTTTGTGCTTGGCATGGAGAAAAGAAATTTGTGTCACGCTTAAGAGTTTTTCTAAAAGGCACATTGACGTTCTGATTGATGACAGTGAAGTGAGCTGTGAATGGAGGTTTACGGGattttatggatccccttatgcACAAGATAGAGATGCTTCTTGGACTGTATTGAGAAATTTATCTACGGGGGAAGGAATTCCTTGGATGGTTTGTGGGGACTTTAATGAAATCATGTATGGGTTTGAAAAAAAAGAGAGGATTACCTCGAGATGAAAGAAGAATGGAAGCTTTCCGGAATGTCCTGGAAGATTGTCAGTTAATGGATCTAGGATTCTCTGGGACTTGGTTCACTTGGGAAAGAGGAAATCTACCTGAAACAAACATCCAATAATGTTTAGATAGAGGAGTTGCAAATAAGGAATGGTTAAATATGTTTGCTGAGGTAAATATCTCTTACCTTACTCACTCTTTTTCTGATCACTGTCCCCTTTTAATTAATACAAGAAAAGATGATAAACCGTCGGATAACAAACTATTCAAGTTTGAAGCCTGGTGGATTATGGAGGATTCGTTTGGTGAGGAGGTTCAAAATATTTGGGAGCGGGCTTCAGGGGGTCTGTTGGAAAAACTTGATAATCTAAAAACAAGGTTACAGAGCTGGGTGGGGAGGATTAGAATCGATAGAAGGAGACGTAAAGAACTGCTTATAAACAGGTTTTCAAATTTGGCAGAAGCTGATCGAGACGATATCAACCTTGCAGAGATGATTGACACGAAGATTCAATTGAACTTTGAAATTGA is part of the Gossypium arboreum isolate Shixiya-1 chromosome 5, ASM2569848v2, whole genome shotgun sequence genome and harbors:
- the LOC108468756 gene encoding uncharacterized protein LOC108468756, with the translated sequence MDSSDSSSMQSTSGDDEGCESPTESVPAFMNTNPLSNPHPSLVFHHQNHPPIFFDPSANYLNPFSQSQQIDSLLNIDGFRPLSQRPKPNCCTVDLGSFHLQGLSSSSQSTLGAQELNQGCLYPSSSSLQSRPYHDVRLLTKSDQKSVVKNPKKRTRPSRTAPTTVLTTDTMNFRAIVQEFTGIPAPPFSGSSYSRRLDLFGSRSGMRSGHVETLGSLYPLRPSAKRAKPTPFLASSPSLLNNPLADANITNTSSNNTVPTCSNYAQLPSDLGMLKQTQNMPNFQNQSPLLSFQSFLHPTPLQPCLNLAGFGVNSHGTSAMPSIDDLGMSHGNEDHLRPLDHWNRGSTSTDQNSQRNNSCKLNTSASSSGFQHDKELENVSLRAEGTVDSWNCPADQ
- the LOC108468758 gene encoding uncharacterized protein LOC108468758; its protein translation is METNLAGLTLNEDKDAVLQIQVDQNTNREEEVFRLVGYFLTTSIIHFPAMKSTMENLWHPVRGVQIRDLGEKRFLFQFYYVMDMERVLKGSHWSFNNHLLLLHKLQWWEDPLKVPLILAPFWIQIHDVPIDLFSENLAIQMGSFLGDFIEYDGSNLGKENRNYMRIRVQIDVRRPLKMKKQIMFQGRCAYVRFKCEILSLFCFYYGRPGHNDSFCEAKMALGVEIAELRWDLSLRAQSRRALVMNSVWLREEGEGGMQGNGQGNYKTDNVMWTAGNKNQ